One stretch of Tenacibaculum sp. MAR_2010_89 DNA includes these proteins:
- a CDS encoding GLPGLI family protein, producing MKYLILLLFIVSASLFSQEGEIVYGINLNLTIEKINERVKKSKRKLNQEVITTLKKMVLNSREIEGVLLFSNMISNYEINESVKNEGVKGVSFIKNDAGGNNFYHTSLLLQKNKQENCEILEACYVVENEKPIWELTQETKYIGGYLCYKAIQSNSKNKIKKPIAWYTNEIPLGYGPVEFYGLPGLILELEKSTITFKAKKIVFNSKNKIKIRELKGKEVTKKEFKSLLIKAFPDFYNYKK from the coding sequence ATGAAGTATTTAATCCTATTATTATTTATTGTAAGTGCTTCCTTGTTTTCTCAAGAAGGTGAAATTGTTTATGGTATTAATTTAAATTTAACTATTGAAAAAATAAATGAAAGAGTTAAGAAGAGTAAACGAAAACTTAATCAAGAGGTAATAACTACTTTAAAAAAAATGGTTTTGAATTCTAGAGAAATAGAAGGAGTTTTATTATTTTCAAATATGATTTCAAATTATGAAATTAATGAAAGTGTAAAAAATGAAGGAGTAAAAGGAGTTAGTTTTATTAAGAATGATGCTGGAGGTAATAACTTTTACCATACATCTTTATTGCTTCAAAAAAACAAACAAGAAAACTGTGAAATTTTAGAAGCGTGTTATGTAGTAGAAAATGAGAAACCTATTTGGGAGTTAACACAAGAAACAAAATATATTGGAGGTTATTTGTGTTATAAAGCGATTCAATCAAACTCTAAAAACAAGATTAAAAAACCAATAGCATGGTATACTAATGAAATACCACTTGGGTACGGACCTGTTGAATTTTATGGTTTACCAGGATTGATATTAGAGTTAGAAAAATCAACAATAACTTTTAAGGCTAAAAAAATTGTGTTTAATTCAAAAAATAAAATAAAAATTAGAGAGCTTAAGGGAAAAGAAGTTACAAAAAAGGAGTTTAAAAGTTTATTAATAAAAGCATTTCCTGACTTTTATAATTATAAAAAATAA